CGAACATAGTTCTGTCAGCTCTTTATTTCATTACGCAAGATTTTCGAAGTATGCCTCCAACGCCTCCAGCTGTTCGCTGGCATCCTCAATGGCGTTGAATGTGCGCCGAAACTGGTCATTTGGAGCGTGCTCCTGGAGATACCAGGAGACGTGTTTACGCGCAATTCGGTACCCTTTTGCCTGGCCGTAGTGGTCATGCAGTTCCCGAACATGCGAACAAAGCAAGCGCTTGACCTCTGCCAGAGGCAGCGGGGCAAGCAGCTCCCCAGTGTCCAGATAATGCTGGATTTCCCGAAAGATCCAGGGTCTTCCCTGAGCGGCACGTCCTATCATCAGAGCATCAGCTCCCGTATAGTCGAGCACAGCTCTGGCTTTAAGCGGGTCAGTAATGTCGCCATTCGCGATAATCGGAATGGAAACTTTCTGCTTAACTGCCCGAATGCTGTCGTATTCAGCTTCACCGTTGAACAAACAGGCGCGAGTGCGTCCATGAATGGTCAGGGCCTGAATGCCACAGTCTTCGGCCAGTTGGGCAATCTCTACACAGTTACGGTGTTCCGGCGACCAACCCGTGCGAATCTTCAACGTAACAGGAACGTCCACTGCGCTGACAACCGCCGTCAGGATTGACTTCACCTGGTCGGGGTATTGCAGAAGGGCTGAACCTGCAAGCTTGCGATTCACCTTTTTGGCCGGGCAACCCATATTGATATCAATAATCTGGGCGCCACTTTCCACGTTAATACGCGCGGCATCTGCCATCTCTTCAGGTACGCTTCCGGCAATTTGCACGGTGCGGATACCTGGCTCATCCACGTGCACCATCCGTAGGCGGGACTTATCGCTTTCCCAAACCTGCGGGTTAGACGACATCATCTCGGAAACGGTCAGTCCTGCTCCCATCTCATAGCACAGCGTCCTGAACGGCCGGTCGGTAATACCTGCCATTGGGGCTGCGATCAGGCGATTTCTGAGCTGGTGGTGTCCGATGCGCATGAGTTAAGAAATGACCATACTGTGACTGCAAGGCGGCGTATATTACGCATTTTTTGCACGAGATGAAAGGCCAAACTTTGAACAATCCTCTGTTGTAGATCATGGAATCGCCAGTCATGCTTTTCGGATAAGATTATTCGCTATTTAAATCATTGTGTTATGAATAAATGAACATTTTGTGGGCGCTTACAATTTCCCGTAACTTCTCATCATTTCTGAATAAATGAATCAATTGTCCGGGATAATCTGCTGCTATAAGCAGCAGATTATGGCGCTTCTTTGCGATCTGCGTCGCATTTCAGCACAGGATATCAGCGTAAAAAATCGGCTTATTCAACCACCAGACGGCCATGAAGTGGCTGAACCGGGCGGCTGTTTTCGTGGTGCATGGTGTGAGTAAATTTTTGCAGCTGTTCGGCAGAGACGGTCAGCGGATGCTTGAGCACCAGCCACGTCACCCCTTCTGAACATGGCGGCGTGGTCAGAGAGCCGCTAAAACGCCAGTAGGTTTTATCCGCGGGCAGTAATTTATTCATATCGAGGGTTGGCTTAATCGTGACGTTCTGGTCAACCTGTCCTGGCATCAGGCCCCAGAGCTTATCCAGTTCAGTATTTGCCGCGCCCTGATCGAACATAACGGCAACGACCGTCAGTTCGCCGTCAGCGTTTTTATGAACCAGATGCATTTCCATTGCGTATTTTTTACCGTGCACCGTATTTTCGGATGGCGCATGGAAATGGAACTGCTGTAACGTCCAGCGCTGTTTATCAAGCGTGATGCTGTCGCGTGTATCGGCATTTTCACTCGCCTGGATAGTATGGCCGTTGTTTGTCAGAATGACCGGGCCGTCGATATAGTGCGTTTCCAGCGGAGAGATATGGGCTTTGACTGTGTTATCAATGTTAATCGGCGACTGATACATCCCGCTTTTACACGTCTTGTAGGCCTCGTCCAGCTCGCCCCAGTGTTCCGGCGCGCCTTCCCCTTGATAGCTCCAGTGTGATGCGTAAGCCGAAGCCGATATTATGCTCAGCGCCAGCAGCGCTGCCTTGCCTGAAATGTGTTTCATCGTATTCTTCCTGTGAATTTTATTATCCAAATCAATGATTAACATTATGATTTGTGTGGTTATTTTATCGAAGAAAGGAAGAGGACGGGAGAAAAAACCGAAGGGAAAAGGCGTGGTCAGACGACCACGCCAGACGCTTATTTTTTTAGGCCTGTGATGCGACACCACTCTTCTTTCTCGACCACCGGGTCGAGTGCAAAGAGATCGGCGTAGGCTTCACAGACGCTGTCTGCCTGGCTGGCAAGGATACCGGACAGGCCCAGCAGACCGCCTTCAACCGGCAGGACGCTAATTAACGGTGCCAGCTCGCGCAACGGGCCAGCCAGGATATTCGCGACCACCACATCGGCTTTCATGGCCTCTGGCTGTGCATCGGGCAGATACAGCTCAAGGCGATCGGAAACGCCATTACGCTCGGCGTTATCACGGCTGGCCTGAATCGCCTGCGGATCGATATCGATCCCGATGGCTTTTGCCGCGCCCAGCTTCAGCGCTGCGATAGCGAGGATCCCGGATCCGCAGCCGAAGTCGATCACGGTTTTGCCTTCCAGATCCAGGCCATCCAGCCATTGCAGGCACAAAGAGGTTGTTGGGTGAGTACCGGTGCCAAACGCCAGACCCGGATCCAGCATCACGTTGACCGCGTTTTCATCGGGAACCTCACGCCAGCTTGGACAAATCCACAGACGCTGACCAAACTGCATCGGATGGAAGTTGTCCATCCACTCGCGTTCCCAGTCTTTGTCTTCCAGCTGTTCGATTTTATGCGCGAAACCAGTGCCCAGCAGCGGATGGTTTTCCAGAATCGCCACCACCTCTTTCATGTCGGTTTCTGCATCGAACAGGCCGATAACGTCCGTATCACCCCACAGGCGCGTTTCGCCTGGCAGCGGCTCAAAGACCGGCGTGTCATGCGTGTCCTGGAAGGTGATAGAGACCGAACCGGCCTCCATCAGCGCGTCACTCAGTTCTTCGGCGTTTGCGCCGGTTGTGTTCAGTTTTAATTGGATCCACGGCATGGCAAAACTCTTTATTTATCAGTAGAAATCAGGGCAGCTTGTGGCGTCGGGTGACCAAAACGGTTTCCGACCACAAACGCCAGTAAACTTAACAGTAACGAAGGCACGATCGGATGGAAGCCCAGATACTGAATTTTAAACGTGGCGAGAACGGTATACAGGACGCCCCCGACAATCATGCCGCTTAATGCACCTTCGGCATTCGCGCGTTCCCAGTACAGCCCCAGCACCAGCGGCCACAGGAATACGGCTTCCAGCCCGCCAAAGGCGAGCAGGTTCAACCAGATGATCATCTCCGGTGGACGCCACGCGGCCAGCAGCAGCAACGCCCCCAGCACCAGGGTAATCACCGCCGACATGCGCTTCAGGCGTCGTTCATTTTCGACCTGTTCAGGGCGCACATTCAGATAGAGATCTTTAATGATCGTAGCGGAACTTTGCAGCAACTGAGCGTTGATGGTCGACATAATGGCCGCCATGGGGGCGGCGAGGAAAATCCCGGCGGCAAACGGCGGCAGCACTTTTACCATCAGGGTCGGAATGACCAGATCCGGTACGGTAAGGTCAGGGATCACCGCGCGTCCCAGCGCGCCCGCCAGGTGCATACCGAACATCAGGATCGCCACCACAATTGTCCCGATGATGATCCCGCGGTGCACCGCTTTGCTGTCTTTATATGAGATGCAGCGCACGGCGGTATGCGGCAGGCCAATCACCCCAAAGCACACCAGCACCCAGAACGAGGTCATAAAGGTGGGAGAAAGGATGTCATCCGCTCCCTGCGGCGAGACCAGTTTCGGATCGATCGCCTCCAGGGTTTCAACCGCATGGCTCAGGCCCCCTGCGGCATGCACGATACCTACCAGCAGGACGATAGTGCCGATAAGCATCACCATCCCCTGCAACGTGTCGTTCAGCACGCTGGCGCGGAACCCGCCAAACGCGGTATACAGCGCGATACTCACACCGAAAATGATCAGACCCGTCTCGTAGGGGATCCCGGCTGCCGTTTCCAGCAGGCGTGCGCCGCCGATAAACTGCACCGTCATCGCGCCAATAAACGCCACCAGCAGACTCAGGCTTGCCAGCCATACCAGCAAACGACTCTGATAGCGGGCAAACAGCATATCGTTCAGCGTTACGGCATTGTAGCGACGGGCCAGAATGGCAAACTTTTTACCCAGTATGCCCAGAGAGAGCCAGATGGCAGGCAACTGGATCATAGCCAGCAGTACCCAGCCCAGCCCGTACTTATAAGCGGCGCCGGGGCCACCAATAAACGAGCTGGCGCTGATATACGTGGCGGTCAGCGTCATGGCCAGCACGACGCCGCCCATTGAGCGGCTCCCGAGGAAATACTCGTTCAGAAAGGTGCCGGTCGAACGTTTACGCATCGCATAAATCGACAGGCCAAACACCAGGAACAGATAAGCGATAAGGGGCAGAATGACTTCAAGCTGCATCATCGTCCTCCAGGGAAATATCGCGATAGATAAATTTCACCATCGCCCAGCACAGCACAATAAACACCAGCGGCAGCAGCAGGCAGGCCATTTCAAACCAGTGCGGGAGGCCGGTAATGCCAATCGCCGAATCAGGTAAGTAAGCGGTTACTAACCATGCGACGAGATAGAGAAGGGTCAGCCACAGCGCCCAGCGCGCTTCTTTATGGGCCTGAACAAAACGTTTGTCCATTTTTTGTCCCTTGTGGATGAAGAAAGCGGGGATTGTACATGATGGGGCCTGGCGATCCCCAGAAATAAAAAAGGCCGGATAATCCGGCCTTTTAGCAACACTGGTCTCTTACTTCTCGTTCAGACCGAGTTTTTTCTCCAGGTAGTGGATGTTAGTCCCACCATTCTGGAAGTGCTCGTCGCTCATAATGCGCATCTGGAGATCAACGTTGGTTTTGATCCCGTCGATGATCAGCTCCTGAAGGGCGTTCTTCATGCGGGCAATGGCCACGTCACGGTTTTCGCCGTAGCAGATCAGCTTACCAATCATTGAGTCATAGTACGGCGGTACGGTGTAACCGGCGTAGATATGGGACTCCCAGCGCACACCAAAGCCACCCGGCGCGTGGAAACGCGTGATTTTACCCGGGCTTGGCAGGAAGGTGTTCGGGTCTTCGGCGTTGATACGGCACTCTACCGCATGGCCTTTCACCACAACTTCTTCCTGTTTGATGGACAGCGGCTGACCGGCTGCGATACGCAGCTGCTCTTTGATCAGGTCAACGCCGGTGATCATTTCGGTAACCGGGTGTTCAACCTGAATACGGGTGTTCATCTCAATGAAGTAGAACTCGCCGTTTTCGAACAGGAACTCAAAGGTACCCGCCCCGCGATAGCCGATATCGACACACGCTTTGGCGCAACGCTCACCGATGTAGCGACGCAGTTCCGGCGTAATGCCCGGCGCTGGCGCTTCTTCGACCACTTTCTGGTGACGACGCTGCATGGAGCAGTCACGTTCTGCCAGATAGATCGCGTTACCCTGACCGTCAGCCAGCACCTGAATTTCGATGTGGCGTGGGTTTTCCAGGTATTTTTCCATGTACACCATGTCATTGCTGAAAGCCGCTTTCGCTTCCGCTTTGGTCATGGAGATGGACTGCGCCAGTTCAGCATCGCTGCGTACAACGCGCATACCGCGACCGCCGCCGCCGCCGGACGCCTTGATGATCACCGGATAGCCAATGCGTTTAGCATGGGCACGGTTAGCATCCATGTCGTCGGTCAGCGGGCCGTCAGAGCCTGGTACGGTTGGAACACCGGCTTTTTTCATCGCGGTGATCGCAGACACTTTGTCACCCATCAGGCGAATAGTGTCGGCTTTCGGGCCGATGAAGATAAAGCCAGAGCGTTCTACCTGCTCAGCAAAGTTGGCGTTCTCAGAGAGGAAACCGTAACCCGGGTGAATCGCGACCGCGCCAGTGATTTCGGCGGCGCTGATGATTGCCGGGATGTTCAGATAGCTTTTTACGGACGGAGCCGGACCGATACAGACCGTCTCATCCGCCAGCAATACGTGTTTTAAATCGCGATCCGCGCTTGAGTGCACGGCCACGGTCTTGATGCCCAGTTCTTTACAGGCACGAAGAATACGCAGTGCAATCTCGCCACGGTTGGCGATAACAATTTTATCCAGCATGTTCGCCTCGTTACTCGATGACGACCAGCGGCTCGTCAAATTCTACCGGCTGACCACTTTCGACCAGGATCGCTTTCACAGTACCTGACTTGTCTGCTTCGATCTGGTTCATCATTTTCATGGCTTCAACGATGCACAGGGTATCGCCTACGTTGACTTTCTGACCCACTTCGATGAACGCTTTCGCGTCCGGGCTCGGGGTGCGGTAGAAAGTACCAACCATTGGGGAACGTACGATGTGACCACTGATTTCTGTTGCAGCCGCAGGTGCTGCTTCTGCTGCCGCTGGCGCAACGGCTGCGGAGAGCGCAGGCTGTTGCACTGGCGCAGCGTAAGCTTGCTGCATTACCGGGAAGCTAGCGGCTGGGGCTGCACGGCTGATGCGTACAGACTCTTCGCCTTCAGAAATTTCCAGTTCGGAGATGCCTGATTCTTCAACCAGCTCGATCAGTTTTTTAATCTTACGAATATCCATGAGTGGGTTCCGTACTCTTGTTTAGTGTGATTGTGACAAGCGTTTTACCGCTGTCTGTAAAGCGTATGAATAGCCGTCTGCACCCAGCCCACAAATCACGCCAGCGGCGATATCTGACAGGTAGGAATGGTGACGGAACGGCTCTCGGGCGTGCACGTTACTCAGGTGGATCTCGATAAACGGGATACTCACCGCGAGCAGTGCGTCGCGTATAGCAACACTGGTGTGCGTAAACGCGGCCGGATTGATCAGGATATAGTCCACAGTGTCTTTAGCCTGATGAATACGGTCGATGATTGCGTACTCCGCGTTTGACTGAAAATGGTCCAAATCCACATTCAGCGAAGCTGCTTCCGTACCCAGACGGTTAACAATTTCGTTCAATGTCAGCGTTCCGTACTTCTCTGGCTCACGGGTGCCGAGCATGTTCAGGTTCGGTCCGTTCAATACTAAAATTTGGAATTTGTCAGCCATTGTGCCGCTATCTCCTGCGATTTTCGGGTAAAAAACAACATATACCCTCAACGCGCAATTGTCACCCTTTCAGAGGCCTAAAACCCCTGTCCGGAAAACCGAAGTCGCACATTATAACGATTTCGTAGCATTTGGCAGCTAAATACTGGTCTTATCAGGGAAGATTATCAACCGCTATCCGAAAAAGATTCGCGGTTGATAAGTAATCTGCGGGAAAACGCACAGTTTCGTGAACTATCGCCACCACTGGCGGAACTTCTTGTAACGCCACGCTAAAAGGGCCAGTGCCAGCACGGCGTAGATGACCGGCTGAGGGGATAAAATCTTCACCGACCACAGGTAGTGGATGGGGGCTAGGATCGCGACAAGATAGACGAAGTTGTGCAGCAGTTGCCAGCGTCGACCCAGTTTTCGCTGCGCGTACTGCGTTGATGTCAGCGTCAGCGCCAGTAACACCAGCCAGCTTACGATACCCAGCGTCAGATAGGGACGCGTCACCAGTTCGCTGCCAAGGAGTGCCAGGTTGTTAATGCCCAGTTCCAGCAGGGCGTAGCTGGTGAGGTGCAGCGTCGCCCAGGCAAAACACCATAGCCCCAAAAGCCGACGGGTGCGTATCAATAAGGGCTGTTTAGCGTAACGCGCCAGCGGTGAGACGAGCAAGGTCGCCAGCAAAAATTTCAGAGCCATCCGACCCGTAAAATGCTGAATATCTTTCGCCGGATCGGCACTGAACTGGCCCTGACTGGCTGCCCAGAAGAGCCAGATAAAGGGGAGCAATCCGGCTAAATGCAGGAGTACCTTC
The sequence above is a segment of the Enterobacter hormaechei ATCC 49162 genome. Coding sequences within it:
- the dusB gene encoding tRNA dihydrouridine synthase DusB translates to MRIGHHQLRNRLIAAPMAGITDRPFRTLCYEMGAGLTVSEMMSSNPQVWESDKSRLRMVHVDEPGIRTVQIAGSVPEEMADAARINVESGAQIIDINMGCPAKKVNRKLAGSALLQYPDQVKSILTAVVSAVDVPVTLKIRTGWSPEHRNCVEIAQLAEDCGIQALTIHGRTRACLFNGEAEYDSIRAVKQKVSIPIIANGDITDPLKARAVLDYTGADALMIGRAAQGRPWIFREIQHYLDTGELLAPLPLAEVKRLLCSHVRELHDHYGQAKGYRIARKHVSWYLQEHAPNDQFRRTFNAIEDASEQLEALEAYFENLA
- a CDS encoding carbonic anhydrase encodes the protein MKHISGKAALLALSIISASAYASHWSYQGEGAPEHWGELDEAYKTCKSGMYQSPINIDNTVKAHISPLETHYIDGPVILTNNGHTIQASENADTRDSITLDKQRWTLQQFHFHAPSENTVHGKKYAMEMHLVHKNADGELTVVAVMFDQGAANTELDKLWGLMPGQVDQNVTIKPTLDMNKLLPADKTYWRFSGSLTTPPCSEGVTWLVLKHPLTVSAEQLQKFTHTMHHENSRPVQPLHGRLVVE
- the prmA gene encoding 50S ribosomal protein L11 methyltransferase, whose translation is MPWIQLKLNTTGANAEELSDALMEAGSVSITFQDTHDTPVFEPLPGETRLWGDTDVIGLFDAETDMKEVVAILENHPLLGTGFAHKIEQLEDKDWEREWMDNFHPMQFGQRLWICPSWREVPDENAVNVMLDPGLAFGTGTHPTTSLCLQWLDGLDLEGKTVIDFGCGSGILAIAALKLGAAKAIGIDIDPQAIQASRDNAERNGVSDRLELYLPDAQPEAMKADVVVANILAGPLRELAPLISVLPVEGGLLGLSGILASQADSVCEAYADLFALDPVVEKEEWCRITGLKK
- the panF gene encoding sodium/pantothenate symporter; amino-acid sequence: MQLEVILPLIAYLFLVFGLSIYAMRKRSTGTFLNEYFLGSRSMGGVVLAMTLTATYISASSFIGGPGAAYKYGLGWVLLAMIQLPAIWLSLGILGKKFAILARRYNAVTLNDMLFARYQSRLLVWLASLSLLVAFIGAMTVQFIGGARLLETAAGIPYETGLIIFGVSIALYTAFGGFRASVLNDTLQGMVMLIGTIVLLVGIVHAAGGLSHAVETLEAIDPKLVSPQGADDILSPTFMTSFWVLVCFGVIGLPHTAVRCISYKDSKAVHRGIIIGTIVVAILMFGMHLAGALGRAVIPDLTVPDLVIPTLMVKVLPPFAAGIFLAAPMAAIMSTINAQLLQSSATIIKDLYLNVRPEQVENERRLKRMSAVITLVLGALLLLAAWRPPEMIIWLNLLAFGGLEAVFLWPLVLGLYWERANAEGALSGMIVGGVLYTVLATFKIQYLGFHPIVPSLLLSLLAFVVGNRFGHPTPQAALISTDK
- a CDS encoding YhdT family protein, with amino-acid sequence MDKRFVQAHKEARWALWLTLLYLVAWLVTAYLPDSAIGITGLPHWFEMACLLLPLVFIVLCWAMVKFIYRDISLEDDDAA
- the accC gene encoding acetyl-CoA carboxylase biotin carboxylase subunit, which codes for MLDKIVIANRGEIALRILRACKELGIKTVAVHSSADRDLKHVLLADETVCIGPAPSVKSYLNIPAIISAAEITGAVAIHPGYGFLSENANFAEQVERSGFIFIGPKADTIRLMGDKVSAITAMKKAGVPTVPGSDGPLTDDMDANRAHAKRIGYPVIIKASGGGGGRGMRVVRSDAELAQSISMTKAEAKAAFSNDMVYMEKYLENPRHIEIQVLADGQGNAIYLAERDCSMQRRHQKVVEEAPAPGITPELRRYIGERCAKACVDIGYRGAGTFEFLFENGEFYFIEMNTRIQVEHPVTEMITGVDLIKEQLRIAAGQPLSIKQEEVVVKGHAVECRINAEDPNTFLPSPGKITRFHAPGGFGVRWESHIYAGYTVPPYYDSMIGKLICYGENRDVAIARMKNALQELIIDGIKTNVDLQMRIMSDEHFQNGGTNIHYLEKKLGLNEK
- the accB gene encoding acetyl-CoA carboxylase biotin carboxyl carrier protein — protein: MDIRKIKKLIELVEESGISELEISEGEESVRISRAAPAASFPVMQQAYAAPVQQPALSAAVAPAAAEAAPAAATEISGHIVRSPMVGTFYRTPSPDAKAFIEVGQKVNVGDTLCIVEAMKMMNQIEADKSGTVKAILVESGQPVEFDEPLVVIE
- the aroQ gene encoding type II 3-dehydroquinate dehydratase → MADKFQILVLNGPNLNMLGTREPEKYGTLTLNEIVNRLGTEAASLNVDLDHFQSNAEYAIIDRIHQAKDTVDYILINPAAFTHTSVAIRDALLAVSIPFIEIHLSNVHAREPFRHHSYLSDIAAGVICGLGADGYSYALQTAVKRLSQSH
- the msrQ gene encoding protein-methionine-sulfoxide reductase heme-binding subunit MsrQ gives rise to the protein MRLTAKQITWLKVLLHLAGLLPFIWLFWAASQGQFSADPAKDIQHFTGRMALKFLLATLLVSPLARYAKQPLLIRTRRLLGLWCFAWATLHLTSYALLELGINNLALLGSELVTRPYLTLGIVSWLVLLALTLTSTQYAQRKLGRRWQLLHNFVYLVAILAPIHYLWSVKILSPQPVIYAVLALALLAWRYKKFRQWWR